A portion of the Streptomyces sp. YPW6 genome contains these proteins:
- a CDS encoding DUF5685 family protein, which yields MFGMVRPCIHRLSEGLRVEWTAHLCGLCLALRADHGQFARIVTNYDGLIVSVLTEAQTGLAAGGRRTAGPCPLRAMRTAPVAQGEGAKLAAAVSLVLASAKVRDHVADRDGLLARRPVAAAARRVAAGWDRAGARTGAALGFDTALLVDAVDRQTGIETLAGPGTPLLTVTEPTETATAAAFAHTAHLAGRPQNAAPLAEAGRLFGRLAHLLDAVEDREADAASGAWNPLTATGTPLAEARRLCDDALHGVRLALREVEFTDGRLVHVLLAHELRRSVDRAFGTSSCSHREGQGLLTPDGSFGPPPGHPYGAPPGTPHAPGGPGSPTPPPQPPRDRRGLIAGCLVWVGLACTCQMCCGSFEDPWSRERRQAPCQNCGDCCEACDCCGQCGEGCCCCGDSCGCDC from the coding sequence GTGTTCGGAATGGTCAGGCCTTGCATCCACCGCCTCTCCGAAGGCCTCAGGGTCGAGTGGACCGCCCATCTCTGCGGTCTCTGCCTGGCTCTGAGGGCGGATCACGGACAGTTCGCCCGTATCGTCACGAACTATGACGGCCTCATCGTCTCCGTCCTGACGGAGGCTCAGACGGGTCTCGCCGCCGGCGGACGACGCACCGCGGGCCCCTGCCCGCTGCGCGCCATGCGCACCGCGCCGGTCGCCCAGGGGGAGGGGGCCAAGCTCGCCGCCGCCGTCTCGCTCGTCCTGGCCTCGGCCAAGGTGCGCGACCACGTCGCGGACCGGGACGGGCTGTTGGCCCGCCGCCCGGTCGCCGCCGCCGCGCGCCGGGTAGCCGCGGGGTGGGACCGGGCCGGTGCGCGGACCGGTGCGGCCCTCGGCTTCGACACCGCCCTCCTGGTCGACGCGGTCGACCGGCAGACCGGGATCGAGACGCTCGCCGGGCCCGGTACCCCGCTGCTGACGGTCACCGAACCCACCGAGACCGCCACCGCCGCCGCCTTCGCCCACACCGCCCACCTCGCCGGGAGGCCGCAGAACGCCGCGCCCCTCGCGGAGGCCGGCCGGCTCTTCGGGCGGCTCGCCCACCTGCTGGACGCCGTCGAGGACCGTGAGGCGGACGCCGCGTCGGGCGCCTGGAACCCGCTGACGGCCACCGGCACCCCGCTCGCCGAGGCGCGCCGGCTCTGCGACGACGCGCTGCACGGCGTGCGGCTCGCGCTGCGGGAGGTGGAGTTCACCGACGGCAGGCTCGTCCACGTCCTGCTCGCCCACGAACTGCGCCGCTCGGTCGACCGGGCGTTCGGCACCTCCTCCTGCTCGCACCGGGAGGGTCAGGGGCTGCTGACCCCGGACGGCTCCTTCGGGCCCCCTCCCGGCCATCCGTACGGTGCGCCGCCCGGCACCCCGCACGCCCCCGGCGGCCCCGGCTCCCCGACCCCTCCGCCGCAGCCGCCCCGCGACCGGCGCGGCCTGATCGCCGGATGCCTGGTCTGGGTCGGGCTCGCCTGCACCTGCCAGATGTGCTGCGGGAGCTTCGAGGACCCCTGGAGCAGGGAGCGGCGGCAGGCGCCGTGCCAGAACTGCGGCGACTGCTGCGAGGCGTGCGACTGCTGCGGCCAGTGCGGCGAGGGCTGCTGCTGTTGCGGCGATTCCTGCGGCTGCGACTGCTGA
- a CDS encoding DUF4231 domain-containing protein, translated as MTALPEPLRSMVFRNDDLPELFHHTDAVAVARQREAVNTTRVQLALLVAGTVPAALPWHADDGPATRALYGAAVLAYLGVLFTTFLASQRKAKSHWQLNRSAAEFIKSNCWRYAVHGAPFDSASEHPEALFANRVEDGLQELRKVGWADPREELPDSGGLITESMRALRNKAYTVRKETYVRDRLIEQRRWYRRRRHASRHGALMWSGAIVALTLPALALSVLQVFGVGRSFGLTGALSAAAAACLAWNEMRRHHPLISAHSLVEQDLESMQAAMETTLTERHWPAAVFETERIVSPEHTDWLVRHRV; from the coding sequence ATGACGGCGTTGCCCGAGCCGCTGAGATCCATGGTCTTCAGGAACGACGACCTGCCGGAACTGTTCCATCACACGGACGCGGTCGCCGTGGCCCGCCAGCGCGAGGCCGTGAACACCACCCGGGTGCAGCTGGCGCTGCTCGTGGCCGGCACGGTGCCCGCCGCGCTGCCCTGGCACGCCGATGACGGGCCCGCGACCCGGGCGCTGTACGGCGCGGCGGTGCTGGCCTATCTGGGCGTGCTCTTCACGACCTTCCTCGCCTCCCAGCGCAAAGCAAAGTCGCATTGGCAACTCAACCGCTCCGCAGCCGAGTTCATCAAGTCGAACTGCTGGCGTTACGCGGTGCACGGCGCCCCGTTCGACAGCGCGTCCGAGCACCCGGAGGCGCTGTTCGCCAATCGTGTGGAGGACGGCCTCCAGGAGCTGCGGAAGGTGGGCTGGGCCGACCCGCGCGAGGAACTGCCGGATTCCGGCGGCCTCATCACGGAGTCCATGCGCGCGTTACGGAACAAGGCCTACACGGTCCGCAAGGAGACATATGTCCGGGACCGGCTCATCGAACAGCGCCGTTGGTACCGCCGTCGCCGGCACGCCTCCCGGCACGGGGCCCTCATGTGGTCCGGCGCCATCGTCGCGCTGACGCTCCCGGCGCTGGCGCTGAGCGTGCTCCAGGTCTTCGGGGTGGGCCGGTCGTTCGGCCTGACGGGAGCGCTGTCCGCTGCCGCGGCGGCCTGTCTCGCCTGGAACGAGATGCGCCGGCACCATCCGCTGATCTCGGCGCACTCGCTGGTGGAGCAGGACCTGGAGTCGATGCAGGCCGCCATGGAGACCACGCTCACCGAACGGCACTGGCCGGCGGCGGTGTTCGAGACGGAGCGGATCGTGTCGCCCGAGCACACGGACTGGCTGGTCCGGCACCGCGTGTGA
- a CDS encoding cell division protein SepF, with protein sequence MGSVRKASAWLGLVEDSDERYYDDEYNEGAETGTGHQAAWATDPRVQVAAEAAEEQDRRIATVTPDSFRDARAIGELFRDGVPVIVNLTAMDPADAKRVVDFAAGLIFGLRGSIDRVATRVFLLSPADTQVVAGEAAGRRTDGFFNQS encoded by the coding sequence ATGGGATCGGTGCGCAAGGCGAGTGCCTGGCTGGGCCTCGTGGAGGACAGCGACGAGCGGTACTACGACGACGAGTACAACGAGGGCGCGGAGACCGGCACGGGCCACCAGGCGGCCTGGGCCACCGACCCGCGGGTGCAGGTGGCCGCCGAGGCGGCCGAGGAGCAGGACCGCCGGATCGCCACCGTGACCCCGGACAGCTTCCGGGACGCCCGGGCCATCGGCGAGCTCTTCCGGGACGGCGTCCCGGTGATCGTCAACCTCACGGCCATGGACCCCGCCGACGCCAAGCGCGTGGTGGACTTCGCCGCCGGGCTGATCTTCGGTCTGCGCGGCTCGATCGACCGGGTGGCCACCCGGGTCTTCCTGCTCTCCCCCGCCGACACCCAGGTGGTGGCGGGCGAAGCCGCCGGCCGCAGGACCGACGGCTTCTTCAACCAGAGCTGA
- a CDS encoding S1 family peptidase, with protein sequence MRIKRTNNRSTTARRVRSTAVLAGLAAVAAMAIPTANAETPRTFSANQLTAASDAVLGADIAGTAWNIDPQTKRLVVTVDSTVSQAEINRIRKSAGANADALRIERTPGKFTKLISGGDAIYSSTGRCSLGFNVRRGSTYYFLTAGHCTDGASTWWANSARTTVLGTTAGSSFPNNDYGIVRYTNSSITKSGTVGNQDITSAANATVGMSVTRRGSTTGTHSGSVTGLNATVNYGGGDVVYGMIRTNVCAEPGDSGGPLYSGTRAIGLTSGGSGNCSSGGTTFFQPVVEALNAYGVSVY encoded by the coding sequence GTGAGGATCAAGCGCACCAACAACCGCTCCACCACGGCGAGACGCGTCCGCTCCACGGCCGTCCTCGCGGGGCTCGCCGCCGTCGCGGCCATGGCCATCCCCACCGCGAACGCCGAAACCCCCCGAACGTTCAGCGCCAACCAGCTGACCGCGGCGAGCGACGCCGTGCTCGGCGCCGACATCGCGGGCACCGCCTGGAACATCGACCCGCAGACCAAGCGCCTCGTCGTCACCGTCGACAGCACGGTCTCGCAGGCGGAGATCAACCGGATCAGGAAGTCGGCGGGCGCCAACGCCGACGCACTGCGGATCGAACGCACCCCCGGCAAGTTCACCAAGCTGATCTCCGGCGGCGACGCGATCTACTCGAGCACCGGACGCTGCTCCCTCGGCTTCAACGTCCGCCGCGGCAGTACCTATTACTTCCTCACCGCCGGTCACTGCACCGACGGTGCGTCCACCTGGTGGGCCAACTCGGCCCGTACCACGGTGCTCGGCACGACCGCCGGATCGAGCTTCCCGAACAACGACTACGGCATCGTGCGCTACACCAACAGCAGCATCACCAAGAGCGGCACCGTCGGCAACCAGGACATCACCAGCGCCGCCAACGCCACGGTCGGCATGTCCGTCACCCGTCGCGGCTCCACCACCGGCACGCACAGCGGTTCGGTCACCGGACTCAACGCCACCGTCAACTACGGGGGCGGCGACGTCGTCTACGGCATGATCCGCACCAACGTGTGCGCCGAGCCCGGCGACTCCGGCGGCCCGCTCTACTCCGGCACCCGGGCGATCGGTCTCACCTCCGGCGGCAGCGGCAACTGCTCCTCCGGTGGCACGACCTTCTTCCAGCCGGTCGTGGAAGCCCTGAACGCGTACGGCGTCAGCGTGTACTGA
- a CDS encoding DUF1684 domain-containing protein has translation MSTDAHQQEQGGGGPDAARDWQRWHAGRVVAVAAPYGPLSLTGTHWLSDYPEGRIPAVPGHWREDGDHVVLTAAAEEGVVVDGKPLTGEVRLGADRGPIDDSRVAQGARRLVVLRREGLWAVRDFDPGSPARHAFSTIEATPYDPRWALPGTFRPSAGRTVRVANADGVERGLGLGGEIAFTVDGREHTLQVAVEPDGSLWAVFADATSGNGSYRFRFLRPGAPAADGSVSVDFNRALLPPCAFADHFICPFPPPGNTLTVAVPAGERNRVDA, from the coding sequence ATGAGCACGGACGCACACCAGCAGGAACAGGGCGGCGGCGGGCCGGACGCCGCGCGGGACTGGCAGCGGTGGCACGCGGGGCGCGTCGTCGCCGTCGCCGCCCCGTACGGCCCGCTCTCACTCACCGGAACCCACTGGCTCTCCGACTACCCGGAAGGGCGAATTCCGGCCGTCCCCGGTCACTGGCGCGAGGACGGCGACCACGTGGTCCTCACCGCCGCGGCCGAGGAGGGCGTCGTCGTCGACGGAAAGCCCCTGACCGGTGAGGTCCGGCTCGGCGCGGACCGCGGCCCCATCGACGACTCCCGGGTCGCGCAGGGGGCGCGGCGTCTCGTGGTCCTGCGTCGCGAAGGACTCTGGGCGGTACGGGACTTCGACCCGGGGTCCCCGGCCCGGCATGCCTTCTCGACCATCGAGGCCACCCCGTACGACCCCCGCTGGGCGCTGCCCGGGACCTTCCGCCCGTCCGCCGGCCGGACCGTGCGGGTCGCCAACGCGGACGGGGTCGAGCGCGGTCTCGGGCTCGGCGGGGAGATCGCCTTCACGGTGGACGGGCGGGAGCACACGCTCCAGGTCGCGGTCGAGCCCGACGGCTCGCTGTGGGCCGTCTTCGCCGATGCGACCAGCGGGAACGGTAGCTACCGCTTCCGCTTCCTGCGGCCCGGCGCGCCCGCCGCCGACGGCAGCGTGAGCGTCGACTTCAATCGCGCGCTGCTGCCGCCGTGCGCCTTCGCCGACCACTTCATCTGCCCCTTCCCGCCCCCGGGCAACACGCTCACCGTGGCGGTTCCGGCGGGGGAGCGGAACCGGGTCGACGCCTGA